DNA from Aerosakkonema funiforme FACHB-1375:
GGTAACTTTCCATGTTCCAAAGGACAACCTTTACCCTGTTTAGAAACAATTCGTCCTGGAATACCGACAACTGTGCAATCGGCAGGTACATCTCGCAGTACGATCGAACCCGCACCAATGCGAACGTTATCGCCAATTTTGATATTGCCGAGTACCTTCGCGCCTGCACCGACTACGACATTGTTCCCCAGCGTGGGATGGCGCTTACCGGTTTCTTTACCAGTACCGCCAAGGGTGACGCCTTGATAAATCAGTGCGTACTCTCCGACGATCGCAGTTTCGCCAATCACCACACCCATCCCGTGATCGATGAATGTGCCTTTGCCAATAGTGGCACCTGGGTGAATTTCAATTCCCGTCAACAATCGCCCAATGTGAGAAATTAAGCGGGGAATCAAACTAACTTTGCGGATGTGCAACGAATGGGCGATGCGATGCAAGCACAAAGCGTGAAAACCCGGGTAACACA
Protein-coding regions in this window:
- the cysE gene encoding serine O-acetyltransferase; translated protein: MCIGRSLTDSIARERCLNSQLQAILADFRIIFERDPAARNWLEVLLCYPGFHALCLHRIAHSLHIRKVSLIPRLISHIGRLLTGIEIHPGATIGKGTFIDHGMGVVIGETAIVGEYALIYQGVTLGGTGKETGKRHPTLGNNVVVGAGAKVLGNIKIGDNVRIGAGSIVLRDVPADCTVVGIPGRIVSKQGKGCPLEHGKLPDPEATVIRSLVSRIEQLEEQLKNLQAINS